A portion of the Candidatus Eisenbacteria bacterium genome contains these proteins:
- a CDS encoding aspartate-semialdehyde dehydrogenase, protein MLAVLEERNFPLERVRLLASPRHAGRTVEFRGRPVPVEPVSESAFVRVEIALFAVKNAIARQWAPIARAAGACVIDNSSAYRYDDAVPLVVPEVNGSLLDSRPTLVANPNCSAAPIVVALKPLEALGELRRLVVATYQSVSGAGSAALEDLEAGMRAAAGGGAPPRLADGRPPFALNCVPHIDAFEDNGYTREEMKVVWETRKILAHRDLPVSVTAVRVPVRIGHSAAVHATFDRPVDPVAARAAWKAFPGIEVADDPAAARYPMPIDVAGRDPVVVGRARTDLAEPNTLAFFVVSDNLRKGAALNAVQIAERWLGLSAVAR, encoded by the coding sequence ATGCTCGCCGTCCTCGAGGAGCGGAACTTTCCGCTCGAGCGCGTGCGATTGCTCGCGAGCCCCCGCCACGCCGGACGCACGGTGGAATTCCGCGGCCGGCCCGTGCCCGTCGAACCCGTGTCCGAGTCGGCGTTCGTTCGCGTCGAGATCGCGCTGTTCGCGGTCAAGAACGCGATCGCCCGGCAGTGGGCGCCGATCGCGCGCGCCGCGGGAGCGTGCGTCATCGACAACAGCAGCGCGTACCGTTACGACGACGCGGTCCCGCTGGTCGTGCCCGAGGTGAACGGCTCGCTGCTCGATTCGCGGCCGACGCTGGTCGCGAACCCGAACTGTTCGGCGGCGCCGATCGTCGTCGCCCTCAAGCCGCTCGAAGCGCTCGGGGAACTGCGCCGGCTGGTGGTCGCGACCTACCAGTCGGTGTCCGGGGCCGGCAGCGCCGCGCTCGAGGATCTCGAGGCGGGCATGCGCGCGGCCGCGGGCGGAGGCGCGCCGCCGCGCCTTGCCGACGGGCGTCCGCCCTTCGCGCTCAACTGTGTTCCGCACATCGATGCGTTCGAGGACAACGGCTACACGCGCGAGGAGATGAAAGTCGTCTGGGAGACGCGCAAGATTCTCGCGCATCGCGACCTGCCGGTCAGCGTCACGGCGGTGCGCGTGCCGGTGCGGATCGGGCACAGCGCGGCGGTGCACGCGACGTTCGACCGGCCGGTGGATCCGGTCGCGGCGCGCGCGGCGTGGAAGGCCTTTCCCGGAATCGAGGTCGCCGACGATCCGGCCGCCGCGCGCTACCCGATGCCGATCGACGTTGCGGGACGCGACCCGGTGGTGGTGGGGCGCGCGCGCACCGATCTCGCGGAGCCGAACACGCTCGCCTTCTTCGTCGTCTCGGACAACCTGCGCAAGGGAGCGGCGCTCAACGCGGTGCAGATCGCCGAGCGCTGGCTGGGCCTTTCGGCGGTCGCGCGGTGA
- a CDS encoding Gfo/Idh/MocA family oxidoreductase, with protein MARKNLKIGLVGVGGTAQVNHIPALMKVGGLELVGLVDRDAEKAHRVAQKFGIPVSGDRIELLLDRDDLDAVDVCTPNYLHAPMAIAALEAGKHVLCERPLARNGSEAASMVKAAKKADRLLMCAVQHRFRPDAQLLRRFVDKGDLGRVFLAKAGWLRQKTEWDSDEWRSTKRESGGGVVLDLGFHMLDLALWVLGQPEVESVTASVHRSRKDEVEDSATAFFRLSNGATLTLELTWGLLMEKDFAYLNLFGAGGAALLNPFRVHKGMHGSLVNVTPELETSRNQYRQSMEAQVAHFAEALRGSSRVMGGAEEILTVMELMDAVYRSAELGREVKVGGG; from the coding sequence GTGGCCAGGAAGAACCTGAAGATCGGGCTGGTGGGCGTCGGCGGAACCGCGCAGGTCAACCACATCCCGGCCCTCATGAAGGTCGGGGGCCTCGAACTGGTCGGGCTCGTGGATCGCGACGCCGAAAAGGCCCACCGGGTCGCGCAGAAGTTCGGCATCCCGGTGAGCGGCGACCGCATCGAGCTCCTGCTCGATCGCGACGACCTCGACGCGGTGGACGTCTGCACGCCGAACTACCTGCACGCGCCGATGGCGATCGCCGCGCTCGAGGCGGGAAAGCATGTCCTGTGCGAGCGACCGCTGGCTCGCAACGGCTCCGAAGCCGCGAGCATGGTGAAGGCGGCGAAGAAGGCCGACCGGCTCCTGATGTGCGCCGTGCAGCACCGCTTCCGGCCGGACGCCCAGTTGCTGCGCCGGTTCGTGGACAAGGGCGATCTCGGCAGGGTGTTCCTCGCCAAGGCGGGCTGGCTGCGGCAGAAGACGGAGTGGGACTCGGACGAGTGGCGCAGCACGAAGCGCGAGTCGGGAGGCGGCGTGGTGCTCGACCTGGGCTTCCACATGCTCGATCTCGCGCTCTGGGTTCTGGGCCAGCCGGAGGTGGAGTCGGTCACCGCCAGCGTGCACCGCAGCCGCAAGGACGAGGTCGAGGACAGCGCGACCGCGTTCTTCCGTCTCTCGAACGGCGCGACCCTGACGCTCGAGCTGACGTGGGGCCTGCTCATGGAGAAGGACTTCGCCTACCTCAACCTGTTCGGGGCGGGCGGCGCGGCGCTGCTCAACCCGTTCCGCGTGCACAAGGGCATGCACGGCTCGCTCGTCAACGTCACGCCGGAGCTCGAGACCTCGAGGAACCAGTATCGGCAGTCCATGGAGGCGCAGGTCGCGCACTTCGCCGAAGCGCTGCGCGGCTCGAGCCGGGTGATGGGTGGGGCGGAAGAGATCCTCACCGTGATGGAGCTGATGGACGCGGTCTATCGCAGCGCCGAGCTCGGCAGGGAAGTGAAGGTCGGCGGCGGGTGA
- the lnt gene encoding apolipoprotein N-acyltransferase — MTPARTDLALAAASGLVLGAAFLPLPLGGLAWVAFVPLIAALERRVAAGASPRSLYALGWLGGFAFFLTGTHWIALLADVALTVPWLKYLGWLLAGAYLANFWALAILLAGVLARRSGVAARWTFVPVMLLVEELRGSGELGFPWFQPGYTQHALPSLGLAAAGSVTLVTLWVLALNAVAAEARARRSRRALLAFVALLAGGLLAGGALQGASPRTGPGSPRVALVQGNIPGAIKWAGTHQEQILRTFLALSDSAFAPPGSEAPQLVVWPETATGSYLRLQVDQSLEVADWASSRGVPVFTGFADASRGPDGRTLAWNAAGLWRPDGSLSARYAKRHLVPFGERMPFQWLVPALGKLDLGQAEWEPGRGTVLFEGPGGKFSCLICFESIFPDLAREDVRAGSRMLVNITNDEWFGNSAALYQHAAMAPFRAVENGVPLLRCANTGLTEVIGPDGRVRARLPVFEPGVLRASVPGARAGRTPWTRFGDWPGALALLATLLLVFVRRRRAAGAGAGR, encoded by the coding sequence GTGACCCCGGCGCGCACCGACCTCGCGCTCGCCGCCGCGTCGGGCCTCGTGCTCGGCGCGGCGTTCCTGCCCCTGCCGCTCGGCGGACTGGCCTGGGTGGCGTTCGTGCCGCTGATCGCGGCCCTCGAGAGGCGCGTCGCCGCGGGCGCCTCGCCGCGCTCGCTCTACGCGCTCGGCTGGCTCGGCGGGTTCGCCTTCTTCCTGACCGGAACGCACTGGATCGCGCTGCTCGCCGACGTCGCGCTGACGGTGCCGTGGCTCAAGTACCTCGGCTGGCTGCTGGCCGGCGCCTACCTCGCGAACTTCTGGGCGCTGGCGATCCTGCTGGCGGGCGTGCTCGCGCGGCGCTCCGGTGTCGCGGCGCGCTGGACGTTCGTGCCGGTGATGCTGCTCGTCGAGGAACTTCGCGGCTCGGGCGAACTCGGCTTTCCCTGGTTCCAGCCCGGCTACACGCAGCACGCGCTGCCGTCGCTGGGGCTCGCCGCGGCGGGGAGCGTGACGCTCGTCACGCTCTGGGTTCTGGCGCTCAACGCCGTCGCCGCCGAAGCCCGGGCGCGCCGGAGCCGGCGGGCTCTGCTGGCGTTCGTGGCGCTGCTCGCGGGCGGGCTGCTCGCCGGAGGCGCGCTGCAGGGAGCGTCGCCCCGCACGGGCCCGGGCTCGCCGAGGGTCGCGCTCGTGCAGGGAAACATCCCGGGGGCGATCAAGTGGGCGGGCACCCACCAGGAGCAGATCCTGAGAACCTTCCTGGCGCTGTCCGATTCGGCGTTCGCGCCTCCAGGCAGCGAAGCTCCGCAGCTCGTCGTCTGGCCGGAGACGGCGACCGGCAGTTACCTGCGGCTGCAGGTGGACCAATCCCTCGAGGTGGCGGACTGGGCGTCGAGCCGCGGGGTGCCGGTGTTCACGGGTTTCGCGGACGCGAGCCGCGGTCCGGACGGGCGGACGCTGGCGTGGAACGCCGCGGGCCTGTGGCGGCCCGACGGCTCGCTCTCGGCGCGCTACGCGAAACGGCACCTCGTGCCGTTCGGCGAACGCATGCCCTTCCAGTGGCTGGTGCCCGCGCTCGGAAAGCTCGACCTCGGGCAGGCCGAATGGGAGCCCGGGCGCGGCACGGTGCTGTTCGAGGGTCCGGGCGGGAAGTTCTCGTGCCTGATCTGCTTCGAGTCCATCTTTCCGGACCTCGCGCGCGAGGACGTCCGTGCCGGCTCGCGCATGCTCGTCAACATCACCAACGACGAATGGTTCGGCAACAGCGCCGCGCTCTACCAGCATGCGGCGATGGCGCCGTTCCGCGCGGTCGAGAACGGCGTGCCGCTGCTGCGCTGCGCGAACACCGGACTCACCGAGGTGATCGGTCCCGACGGTCGCGTGCGCGCGCGACTGCCGGTGTTCGAGCCGGGCGTGCTGCGCGCCTCCGTTCCCGGGGCGCGGGCCGGCCGGACGCCGTGGACGCGCTTCGGGGACTGGCCGGGAGCGCTCGCGCTGCTCGCGACGCTGCTGCTCGTGTTCGTTCGCCGCCGGCGCGCGGCCGGCGCCGGCGCCGGGCGTTGA
- a CDS encoding sigma-54-dependent Fis family transcriptional regulator → MERGRERVASGREAAAPELIGDSPAWRELVGRLPAVAGSGLPVLLIGETGSGKELVARALHAFSPRAGHGFVAHNCGATPDSLIESELFGHARGAFTGAVADREGLFDAAERGTLFLDEIGDASPLLQTKLLRVLQEGEARRVGDTRLRRVDVRVVSATHRSLETCVRTGTFRADLLFRLNAVRLRLPPLRERGRDVLLLARHFLHAAAALEGREAPAMDPALAEWMQRYAWPGNVRELANACQFAVRVAGARGMVTSAHWPELTLADAVAEGAGLHAETRALEERRLREMLRRTHGNKTQAARALGLSRQGLLKKLRRFGLSVAVLDAGTGAD, encoded by the coding sequence ATGGAGAGGGGACGGGAGCGGGTGGCGTCGGGACGCGAGGCGGCGGCCCCCGAGCTGATCGGCGATTCGCCGGCCTGGCGCGAGCTGGTCGGGCGCCTGCCGGCGGTGGCGGGCAGCGGACTGCCGGTGCTGCTGATCGGCGAAACGGGATCGGGCAAGGAACTGGTCGCGCGCGCGCTGCACGCGTTCAGCCCGCGTGCCGGGCACGGGTTCGTCGCTCACAACTGCGGGGCGACGCCCGACAGCCTGATCGAGAGCGAGCTCTTCGGGCACGCGCGCGGGGCGTTCACCGGCGCGGTGGCCGACCGCGAGGGACTGTTCGACGCGGCCGAGCGCGGCACGCTGTTTCTCGACGAGATCGGGGACGCGAGCCCGTTGCTGCAGACGAAGCTGTTGCGGGTGCTGCAGGAAGGAGAGGCACGGCGCGTCGGCGACACGCGCCTGAGACGCGTGGACGTGCGCGTGGTCTCGGCGACGCACCGCTCGCTGGAGACCTGCGTGCGCACAGGCACGTTCCGGGCCGACCTGCTCTTTCGCCTCAACGCCGTGCGGCTGCGGCTGCCGCCGCTTCGCGAGCGCGGCCGCGACGTGCTGCTGCTCGCGCGGCATTTCCTGCACGCCGCGGCCGCGCTCGAGGGGCGCGAGGCCCCGGCCATGGACCCGGCGCTGGCCGAATGGATGCAGCGTTACGCGTGGCCCGGCAACGTGCGCGAGCTGGCCAACGCCTGCCAGTTCGCGGTGCGTGTCGCCGGCGCGCGCGGGATGGTGACCTCCGCGCACTGGCCCGAGCTGACGCTCGCCGACGCCGTCGCCGAGGGCGCCGGGCTGCACGCCGAGACCCGTGCACTCGAGGAGCGCCGACTGCGCGAGATGCTCCGTCGCACGCACGGCAACAAGACGCAGGCCGCTCGCGCGCTCGGGCTTTCGCGCCAGGGCCTGCTCAAGAAGCTGCGACGCTTCGGCCTGTCGGTCGCGGTGCTTGACGCTGGCACGGGTGCTGACTAG
- a CDS encoding trypsin-like peptidase domain-containing protein: MTPPPRTPRVPGRLAALPIAAAILFAAALAGAKPGDPGDSRRSAIVVAAQRVSPAVVTVGVVQTRVVRTDPFGGMMHDEFFDRFFPRSEYRQKVPSMGSGVIVDPSGIVLTNSHVIRQADEIKVTLPDGRSFGAKVLGDSPVYDLAVLKIDGTKLPSAVLGNSDSLVVGEWAIAIGNPFGMLLEDTQPTVTAGVISATRRDIKSEATDASGGGTGIYKNMIQTDAAINPGNSGGALVNGDGEVIGINTFIFTSGGGSIGLGFAIPINMAKSLLAEIRRYGRVRQAWPGMQVQPVTELLARRLGWSDVAGLVVTRVDPAGPAARTGVRPGDRIRRVNGRITNTVDDVQASIYGARVGDDLVLEIERDGRPMTLRVPLEEAPR, encoded by the coding sequence ATGACCCCGCCGCCGCGCACTCCGCGCGTTCCGGGCCGGCTCGCGGCGCTGCCGATCGCGGCCGCGATCCTGTTCGCCGCGGCGCTCGCGGGGGCGAAGCCGGGCGATCCCGGGGATTCGCGCCGCTCGGCGATCGTCGTCGCCGCGCAGCGCGTCAGCCCGGCGGTGGTCACGGTCGGCGTCGTGCAGACGCGCGTGGTGCGCACCGATCCGTTCGGCGGCATGATGCACGACGAGTTCTTCGACCGCTTCTTCCCGCGCAGCGAATACCGCCAGAAGGTGCCGAGCATGGGCTCGGGCGTGATCGTGGATCCGTCGGGGATCGTGCTGACGAACTCGCACGTCATCCGCCAGGCCGACGAGATCAAGGTCACCCTGCCCGACGGCCGGAGCTTCGGCGCGAAGGTGCTCGGCGATTCGCCCGTCTACGACCTCGCCGTGCTCAAGATCGACGGGACGAAGTTGCCGAGCGCGGTGCTCGGGAACAGCGACTCGCTGGTGGTGGGCGAGTGGGCGATCGCCATCGGGAACCCGTTCGGGATGCTGCTCGAAGACACGCAACCGACGGTCACCGCCGGCGTCATCAGCGCCACCCGTCGCGACATCAAGAGCGAGGCGACCGACGCGAGCGGGGGCGGGACCGGCATCTACAAGAACATGATCCAGACCGACGCCGCCATCAATCCCGGCAACAGCGGCGGTGCGCTGGTCAACGGCGACGGCGAGGTGATCGGCATCAACACCTTCATCTTCACCTCGGGAGGCGGTTCGATCGGACTCGGGTTCGCGATCCCGATCAACATGGCGAAGTCGCTGCTCGCGGAAATTCGCCGCTACGGGCGCGTGCGACAGGCGTGGCCCGGCATGCAGGTCCAGCCGGTCACCGAGTTGCTCGCCCGCCGGCTCGGCTGGAGCGACGTGGCCGGCCTGGTGGTGACGCGCGTGGACCCGGCGGGACCCGCGGCGCGCACGGGCGTGCGGCCCGGGGACCGCATCCGGCGCGTCAACGGGCGGATCACGAACACGGTGGACGACGTGCAGGCCAGCATCTACGGCGCGCGGGTGGGCGACGACCTGGTGCTCGAGATCGAGCGGGACGGCCGGCCGATGACCCTGCGCGTGCCGCTCGAGGAGGCCCCGCGCTGA
- a CDS encoding phosphoribosylformylglycinamidine cyclo-ligase, with product MRYRDAGVDLSRSDAIKDEVVREIRSTWHPGVAPLVGGFAGVMAWESGAPLVAATMDGVGTKLHLALAAGRVEDAAADLVFHGANDLLVHGARPVAFLDYIAQARLDPAVVLAAVRGLARACREVGAVLLGGETAEMPDTYLPGVVDVAGCMIGAVAPGALLDGSRVRPGDRLFGIAGNGLHTNGYSLARRVLAGSGLGLDSRLPGGAGESVGDALLAPHRWYGRALSPLLAESRVRALAHVTGGGISGNLVRVLPEGCRAVVRAGAWPRPALFEWLVRTGGVPEDDARASLNLGIGMLAVSAPGDADALGAALGAAGESAWEIGRIEAGPRGVEWQAP from the coding sequence ATGCGCTACCGCGACGCGGGCGTGGACCTGTCGCGCTCGGACGCGATCAAGGACGAGGTGGTCCGCGAGATCCGCTCGACCTGGCACCCGGGCGTCGCGCCGCTGGTCGGCGGCTTCGCCGGCGTGATGGCGTGGGAGAGCGGAGCGCCGCTGGTCGCCGCGACCATGGACGGGGTCGGCACCAAGCTGCACCTCGCGCTCGCGGCCGGGCGCGTGGAGGACGCGGCCGCCGACCTCGTTTTCCACGGCGCCAACGACCTGCTGGTGCACGGCGCGAGGCCGGTCGCGTTTCTCGACTACATCGCGCAGGCGCGTCTCGACCCCGCCGTCGTCCTGGCGGCGGTGCGCGGCCTCGCGCGCGCGTGCCGCGAAGTCGGCGCGGTGCTGCTGGGCGGAGAGACGGCCGAGATGCCCGACACGTACCTGCCGGGCGTCGTGGACGTCGCCGGCTGCATGATCGGCGCGGTCGCGCCGGGTGCGCTGCTCGACGGCTCGCGCGTGCGCCCCGGCGACCGGCTGTTCGGCATCGCCGGCAACGGGCTGCACACCAACGGTTATTCGCTCGCCCGCCGGGTGCTCGCCGGCTCGGGGCTGGGGCTGGACTCGCGCCTGCCCGGGGGCGCGGGCGAGAGCGTCGGCGACGCGCTGCTCGCGCCGCATCGCTGGTATGGACGCGCGCTGTCGCCGTTGCTGGCGGAGAGCCGCGTGCGCGCGCTGGCGCACGTGACCGGCGGCGGTATCTCGGGCAACCTCGTCCGCGTGCTTCCGGAGGGTTGCCGTGCGGTCGTGCGCGCGGGCGCGTGGCCGCGGCCGGCGCTGTTCGAGTGGCTGGTGCGCACCGGCGGCGTGCCCGAGGACGACGCGCGCGCGTCGCTCAACCTCGGCATCGGCATGCTCGCCGTGTCGGCGCCGGGCGATGCCGACGCGCTGGGAGCGGCGCTGGGCGCCGCCGGCGAATCCGCGTGGGAGATCGGCCGGATCGAGGCCGGCCCGCGCGGCGTGGAGTGGCAGGCCCCCTGA
- a CDS encoding adenylosuccinate lyase: MIERYSLPEMAAVWSDAHRLDLWLRVELAATEAREAAGAVPAGVASRVRAKARLDQARMNRIEAEVQHDVIAFLSMVAETVGDDARHLHAGMTSSDLVDTALALQIQEAGRVLVPALARLRRAAWTLAQTHRRTAMVGRSHGVHAEPITFGLKALLWCEELGRDLDRVQTGLEECSAGKFSGAVGTLVHLDAAIEKRALESLGLVPEPVANQVVQRDRHAALLAALAVTGGTLDKVGLEIRHLMRTEVREAEEPFGEKQKGSSAMPHKRNPVRCERVCGLARLLRGYALAAFENQALWHERDISHSSVERVILPDAFLVLHFMASDLAGVLEGLRVHPERMRANLEAGGGLVFSQRVLLALTEAGLPRDDAYRIVQQHALAAADGGTPFREGLEHDPRVTAKLDARKLAACFDLDHFLRSVETIFARAEEPLA; the protein is encoded by the coding sequence ATGATCGAACGCTATTCGCTGCCCGAGATGGCCGCGGTCTGGAGCGACGCGCACCGGCTGGACCTCTGGCTGCGGGTCGAGCTGGCCGCGACCGAGGCTCGCGAAGCCGCCGGCGCGGTGCCGGCCGGCGTGGCGTCGCGCGTGCGCGCGAAGGCGAGGCTCGACCAGGCACGCATGAACCGGATCGAGGCGGAGGTCCAGCACGACGTCATCGCCTTCCTGTCCATGGTGGCCGAGACCGTCGGGGACGACGCCCGTCATCTGCACGCGGGCATGACCTCGTCGGATCTGGTGGACACGGCGCTGGCGCTGCAGATCCAGGAGGCGGGCCGCGTGCTGGTGCCGGCGCTCGCGCGGCTGCGGCGCGCGGCCTGGACGCTGGCGCAGACGCACCGGCGCACCGCGATGGTCGGCCGCAGCCACGGCGTGCACGCCGAGCCCATCACCTTCGGCCTCAAGGCCCTGCTGTGGTGCGAGGAGCTGGGCCGGGACCTGGACCGCGTGCAGACGGGGCTCGAGGAGTGCTCGGCGGGCAAGTTCAGCGGCGCGGTGGGCACGCTCGTCCACCTCGACGCCGCGATCGAGAAGCGGGCGCTCGAGTCCCTGGGCCTGGTCCCCGAACCGGTCGCGAACCAGGTCGTGCAGCGCGATCGTCACGCGGCGCTGCTCGCGGCCCTGGCGGTGACCGGCGGAACGCTCGACAAGGTGGGGCTCGAGATCCGGCACCTGATGCGCACCGAGGTCCGCGAGGCCGAGGAGCCCTTCGGCGAGAAGCAGAAGGGCTCCTCGGCGATGCCGCACAAGCGCAACCCGGTGCGCTGCGAGCGCGTGTGCGGCCTGGCGCGCCTGCTGCGCGGCTATGCGCTGGCGGCCTTCGAGAACCAGGCGCTGTGGCACGAGCGGGACATCAGTCACTCCTCCGTCGAGCGCGTGATCCTGCCCGATGCCTTCCTCGTCCTGCACTTCATGGCCAGCGATCTGGCCGGCGTTCTGGAAGGCCTGCGGGTGCACCCGGAGCGGATGCGGGCGAACCTCGAAGCGGGGGGCGGGCTGGTGTTTTCGCAGCGCGTGCTGCTCGCGCTGACCGAGGCGGGCCTGCCGCGGGACGACGCCTACCGGATCGTCCAGCAGCACGCGCTGGCGGCGGCCGACGGCGGGACGCCGTTCCGCGAAGGGCTCGAGCACGACCCGCGGGTGACCGCGAAGCTCGACGCGCGAAAGCTGGCGGCGTGCTTCGACCTCGATCATTTCCTGCGCAGCGTCGAGACGATCTTCGCGCGCGCCGAGGAGCCGCTCGCGTGA
- the truA gene encoding tRNA pseudouridine(38-40) synthase TruA has translation MTVAYDGTDFHGWQRQVGLRTVQGELEQALTKVLGGEPVTVNGAGRTDAGVHARGQVASFRAGTNLPARAVAALAGRELPGDVRLVEAREADETFHARHSARARRYAYRLLESDDLLLGRFAWWPMKPLDGEALNRAVAPLIGRHDCRAFEAAGSSPVRPECDVRLARWERCEGGWRFEVKADHFLYHMVRNVVATALRAASLADPAAHMAEVLASHDRARGAGTAPARGLCLEEVEYGNEGGLAA, from the coding sequence ATGACGGTGGCGTACGACGGAACGGATTTCCACGGCTGGCAGCGCCAGGTCGGATTGCGCACCGTCCAGGGCGAACTCGAGCAGGCGCTGACGAAGGTTCTCGGGGGCGAACCGGTGACCGTGAACGGCGCGGGCCGCACCGATGCGGGCGTGCACGCGCGCGGGCAGGTGGCCTCGTTCCGCGCCGGGACGAACCTCCCGGCGCGGGCGGTGGCGGCGCTCGCGGGCCGCGAGCTGCCCGGCGACGTGCGACTCGTCGAGGCGCGCGAGGCGGACGAGACCTTTCATGCCCGCCACTCCGCGCGAGCGCGCCGCTACGCGTACCGCCTGCTGGAGTCCGACGACCTGCTGCTCGGGCGCTTCGCCTGGTGGCCGATGAAGCCGCTCGACGGCGAGGCGCTGAACCGCGCGGTCGCGCCGCTGATCGGTCGGCACGACTGCCGGGCCTTCGAGGCGGCCGGAAGTTCCCCGGTCCGCCCGGAGTGCGACGTCCGGCTCGCGCGCTGGGAGCGTTGCGAGGGCGGCTGGCGTTTCGAGGTGAAGGCCGACCACTTCCTGTACCACATGGTCCGCAACGTCGTGGCGACCGCGCTGCGCGCCGCCTCGCTCGCGGACCCGGCCGCGCACATGGCCGAGGTGCTCGCCTCGCACGACCGTGCGCGCGGCGCGGGCACCGCGCCCGCGCGCGGCCTGTGCCTCGAGGAGGTGGAGTACGGGAACGAGGGAGGGCTCGCGGCATGA